From a single bacterium genomic region:
- the nrfD gene encoding polysulfide reductase NrfD, protein MNELTHTRMNPMIDPALHIWGWEIPVYLFLGGLVAGFMILSGYFTLKGHHKHDHFSSFYLPHVSLALLSLGMFSLFLDLEHKPYVWRLYTTFEITSPMSWGSWILLLVYPSLLLNTLVRIPEAFSNRIHLFDKFSERIHAHPYLIKNIGVLNMIVGAILGIYTGVLLSGLAARPLWNSSMLWILFLTSGISAAAAFVHLVTTDSVEREISAKADNAFLIFELFVITLFIVGMLSSAQAQQTAARLILNGPYAAVFWVFVVGCGIIIPLIIQLLAVNHKIQHTPIAPIMVMLGGLILRFVIVYAGQASHWTIVH, encoded by the coding sequence ATGAACGAATTGACACATACGCGCATGAATCCGATGATTGATCCCGCGCTGCACATTTGGGGCTGGGAAATCCCCGTGTATCTTTTTCTTGGCGGATTGGTGGCAGGGTTTATGATTTTGTCCGGTTATTTTACGCTTAAAGGCCATCATAAACATGATCACTTCTCTTCTTTTTATTTACCGCATGTGAGTTTGGCCTTACTGAGCCTCGGTATGTTTTCCTTATTTCTCGATCTTGAGCACAAGCCTTATGTATGGCGTCTTTATACGACATTTGAAATCACTTCGCCGATGTCCTGGGGATCTTGGATTTTACTGTTAGTCTATCCTTCGTTACTTCTCAATACGTTGGTGCGCATTCCGGAGGCTTTTAGTAACCGCATTCATCTGTTTGATAAATTTTCGGAACGCATCCATGCGCATCCTTATCTCATCAAAAACATCGGTGTTCTCAATATGATCGTGGGTGCGATATTGGGGATATACACGGGTGTTCTCTTAAGCGGGCTGGCGGCACGGCCGTTGTGGAATAGCTCTATGCTATGGATACTTTTTCTCACGTCCGGAATATCCGCCGCGGCAGCTTTCGTTCACCTCGTCACGACAGATTCTGTCGAACGAGAGATTTCAGCGAAAGCGGATAATGCATTTTTGATTTTTGAATTGTTTGTAATCACGCTGTTCATCGTAGGTATGTTGAGTTCCGCACAAGCGCAACAAACCGCAGCAAGGCTGATATTAAACGGTCCTTACGCTGCGGTATTCTGGGTATTTGTGGTCGGTTGCGGCATCATCATTCCTTTGATCATCCAACTGCTGGCGGTCAATCATAAAATACAACATACGCCGATAGCGCCGATCATGGTGATGCTGGGCGGGCTCATTTTACGATTTGTTATCGTATATGCCGGGCAGGCTTCACACTGGACTATTGTACACTAA
- a CDS encoding YeeE/YedE family protein, with amino-acid sequence MNAPFFKYGLFGDEASLIVAFIIGIGFGFFLERAGFGSGVKLAAQFYFYDMSVLKVMFSAIVTAMLGVYWFSWFGLLDLDLIYINPTFLLPQIVGGLLLGFGFVIGGYCPGTSVVACSTGRMDAMVYVAGIFGGIFTFGFIFPYVESFYTATPMGAITLPQWLNLPYGTVVFLVVVMAIGAFAAAEWGERKMASQGGAS; translated from the coding sequence ATGAACGCACCTTTTTTCAAATATGGATTATTCGGTGACGAAGCGAGCCTGATCGTGGCTTTTATCATCGGTATCGGGTTTGGTTTTTTTCTTGAACGCGCCGGATTTGGCAGCGGTGTAAAACTCGCTGCACAGTTTTATTTTTATGATATGAGCGTACTCAAAGTCATGTTTAGTGCGATCGTGACGGCCATGCTGGGCGTATATTGGTTCTCATGGTTTGGCTTGCTTGATCTCGATCTGATTTATATCAATCCCACATTTCTTCTTCCGCAAATCGTCGGAGGCCTTCTGCTTGGGTTCGGATTTGTGATCGGCGGATATTGTCCGGGCACTTCGGTCGTGGCGTGTTCGACAGGACGAATGGACGCGATGGTTTATGTGGCCGGTATTTTCGGAGGAATTTTTACGTTCGGATTTATTTTTCCTTACGTCGAATCGTTTTATACAGCGACGCCGATGGGTGCGATCACTCTGCCGCAATGGCTCAATCTGCCGTACGGCACCGTCGTATTTCTTGTCGTTGTCATGGCGATCGGCGCATTTGCCGCCGCCGAGTGGGGCGAGAGAAAAATGGCCTCCCAAGGAGGTGCATCGTGA
- a CDS encoding YeeE/YedE family protein: MKLPQPYWNPYLSGIGLGLVLLASYLIMGRGLGASGAFTTTTAVTVNAVAPEYAHQNTFYSEYLGDGTRSPLKDWLVFEVLGVFVGGLVSGLLAGRIKKSVEKGPRISVRSRLLFAFAGGMLMGIGAKLARGCTSGQALTGGAVLNLGSWAFMLMVFAGAYGLAYFLRRQWT; the protein is encoded by the coding sequence ATGAAGCTACCGCAGCCGTACTGGAATCCATATCTGTCCGGCATCGGCCTCGGGTTGGTTTTGCTAGCGTCGTATCTGATCATGGGGCGTGGACTTGGCGCATCGGGTGCGTTTACTACGACGACGGCCGTTACTGTGAATGCCGTAGCGCCGGAGTATGCACACCAAAATACGTTTTACAGCGAATACCTCGGTGACGGCACACGCAGTCCGCTCAAAGATTGGTTAGTTTTTGAAGTGCTCGGCGTTTTTGTCGGCGGATTGGTTTCCGGTCTTCTGGCCGGACGTATCAAAAAATCCGTCGAAAAAGGCCCGCGCATTTCCGTCCGATCACGCCTCTTGTTTGCTTTTGCAGGCGGCATGCTGATGGGCATTGGTGCAAAACTTGCTCGGGGTTGCACGAGCGGGCAAGCCTTGACCGGCGGCGCCGTGCTTAATCTCGGAAGCTGGGCATTTATGCTGATGGTATTCGCCGGCGCTTACGGACTGGCTTATTTTTTGAGGAGGCAATGGACATGA
- a CDS encoding Na/Pi symporter, translating to MRSLSNFILIMALSLPLYAQDTLILKNISYQPGQKLFVGLENEDLGAPLRVQLLNADGKPVSNRIVLFEIIERPSKSKGEKLGQAEAVTNAEGIAETSFRLGDHAGDYIIIARTDGMTGDTPHIIVRAQRTMWWMFLIFGLIGGLGIFLYGMNLGSGGLQKVAGDRLRTILGALTSNRFLGLLVGIAVTAIVQSSSATSVMVVGLVSSALMTLQQAIGVLMGAHIGTTITVQLIAFNVSDYSLLLVGAGFLMTIATKRKFYIYMGEIILGFGFIFFGMAVMSQAINPLKSMPAFIAWLIEFGNSPILGILASTVFTAIIQSSGATIGLCVVMAGEGLLSLQSAMPLVFGANIGTCATALLSTIGATTDGKRTALAHTAFSVIGVILFTPFLTPFEAFIQSITSWMGTEAVARQIANGHMIFNIMTAMILIGFVPLMTQLITKIIPEKAEGDAFKPKYLNNAYLETPDIALQNAQREEVRLVTIVRAMYDNTMNLFSSENEEKVAKVREQLKQVNFLEGEIRRYLTRLSQKSISLTQSRRLMRLLLTIDDLRHMAERLGDSIANLAERYADNHVTFSPEGLEELKRFYGMIHERLDAVLTALEKEDAVMAEHIIKNKHTVSEEEVRLRQLHMTRLQGGNEQLFVSSQYHFDLLTALQRIHIFSVKMAHEIVEQHNL from the coding sequence ATGAGAAGCCTTTCCAACTTTATTTTGATTATGGCCTTGAGTTTACCCCTTTACGCTCAAGACACGTTGATCTTAAAGAATATTTCTTACCAACCCGGTCAGAAATTATTTGTCGGACTTGAAAACGAAGATCTTGGAGCGCCGTTGCGTGTCCAATTGCTCAACGCCGACGGGAAACCTGTAAGTAACCGCATCGTCCTATTTGAGATCATCGAACGACCTTCAAAATCTAAAGGCGAAAAACTCGGGCAAGCTGAAGCGGTAACCAACGCCGAAGGTATTGCCGAAACAAGTTTTCGTCTCGGCGATCATGCGGGTGATTATATCATCATTGCCCGGACGGACGGCATGACCGGCGATACACCGCATATCATCGTTCGCGCCCAACGCACAATGTGGTGGATGTTTTTGATTTTCGGATTGATCGGCGGCTTGGGCATATTTTTATACGGGATGAATTTGGGTTCCGGCGGTCTACAAAAAGTAGCCGGCGATCGTTTACGTACTATTCTCGGCGCATTGACCAGTAACCGTTTTTTGGGATTGCTTGTCGGTATTGCCGTGACCGCCATAGTGCAAAGCAGTTCGGCCACATCGGTGATGGTCGTCGGATTGGTTAGCTCCGCTTTGATGACGTTACAACAAGCCATCGGCGTACTCATGGGCGCCCATATCGGCACTACGATCACCGTACAATTGATAGCCTTCAATGTTTCCGATTATTCTTTGTTGCTGGTTGGCGCCGGATTTCTTATGACGATTGCAACGAAACGAAAATTTTACATCTATATGGGTGAAATCATCCTCGGATTCGGTTTTATATTTTTCGGAATGGCCGTGATGTCGCAGGCCATTAATCCGTTAAAATCCATGCCGGCTTTCATCGCGTGGCTGATCGAATTTGGAAACTCTCCGATTCTCGGTATTCTCGCCTCCACTGTGTTTACGGCCATTATTCAATCCAGCGGCGCGACGATCGGTTTGTGCGTCGTCATGGCCGGAGAAGGGCTGCTTTCTTTACAATCCGCCATGCCGCTTGTATTTGGCGCCAATATCGGTACATGCGCAACGGCTTTGCTTTCTACCATCGGTGCGACAACCGACGGCAAACGTACGGCCTTGGCCCATACGGCTTTCTCCGTGATCGGCGTAATTTTATTCACGCCGTTCCTCACCCCGTTCGAAGCGTTCATCCAGAGTATCACCTCCTGGATGGGTACCGAAGCCGTGGCGCGTCAGATCGCCAATGGGCACATGATATTCAATATCATGACGGCGATGATCCTGATCGGATTTGTACCGCTGATGACTCAATTGATCACCAAAATTATTCCCGAAAAAGCCGAAGGGGATGCGTTCAAACCGAAATACCTTAACAACGCCTATTTAGAAACTCCGGACATTGCTTTGCAGAATGCCCAGCGTGAAGAAGTGCGGTTGGTCACTATCGTACGTGCCATGTATGACAATACCATGAATCTTTTTTCCTCAGAAAACGAGGAAAAAGTGGCCAAAGTGCGCGAACAGTTGAAACAAGTGAATTTCCTCGAGGGTGAAATCCGGCGTTATCTGACGCGTTTATCGCAAAAGAGTATCAGTTTGACGCAGAGCCGGCGACTTATGCGGCTTCTGCTCACCATTGATGATTTGCGGCATATGGCCGAACGCCTTGGTGACAGCATCGCCAATCTGGCCGAACGTTATGCGGATAATCACGTGACGTTTTCTCCGGAAGGGCTGGAAGAGCTAAAACGTTTCTACGGTATGATACATGAACGGCTTGACGCGGTACTCACGGCACTTGAAAAAGAAGACGCCGTCATGGCCGAACATATCATTAAAAACAAACATACGGTTTCCGAAGAGGAAGTGCGGCTGCGCCAGCTGCATATGACACGCCTTCAGGGTGGCAACGAACAACTCTTTGTCAGCAGTCAATACCACTTTGATTTGCTCACGGCATTGCAGCGAATTCATATTTTCTCCGTCAAGATGGCGCATGAAATAGTGGAACAACACAATCTTTGA
- a CDS encoding rhodanese-like domain-containing protein — protein MKNRWRDLTLTQKLGVVAMLLGLLALIGGTPQRGSFYTIDSKAMLMDVAKETDHIAVETLADWIIQGRSDYRLLDIRDAKAFETYHIPSAESVPLAELHQAELRRNEKIIFYSDGGIHASQAWFVLKARGYNGVYMLRGGLEEWQDRILYPHKPSKNDTESLRQFEKSAAVAKFFGGEAQGEQSTAAVKSVATPMPKAPAGAKAVAPKTGKKKKEGC, from the coding sequence GTGAAAAACCGATGGCGTGATCTCACGTTAACGCAGAAGCTCGGCGTCGTCGCGATGCTGCTCGGTTTATTGGCATTGATCGGCGGTACGCCGCAACGCGGTTCTTTTTATACGATAGACAGCAAAGCCATGCTGATGGACGTCGCTAAAGAGACCGATCACATCGCCGTGGAAACATTGGCCGACTGGATCATTCAAGGCCGCTCGGATTACAGACTGCTGGATATCCGCGACGCCAAAGCGTTCGAGACGTACCACATTCCTTCAGCCGAATCCGTGCCGCTCGCCGAACTCCATCAGGCCGAATTGCGCCGTAACGAAAAAATTATTTTCTACTCCGATGGCGGTATTCATGCTTCGCAGGCGTGGTTTGTACTCAAAGCCCGCGGCTACAATGGAGTATATATGCTGCGGGGTGGACTGGAAGAATGGCAGGATCGTATTTTGTATCCGCACAAGCCATCAAAAAACGATACGGAATCCCTGAGGCAGTTTGAAAAGTCCGCGGCGGTTGCCAAATTTTTTGGCGGCGAAGCACAAGGCGAACAATCTACCGCGGCCGTCAAATCAGTGGCGACACCGATGCCCAAAGCCCCTGCGGGCGCTAAAGCCGTCGCACCTAAAACCGGAAAAAAGAAAAAAGAAGGATGTTGA